The Bacteroidota bacterium region TTTTTCCCACGGCAGCTTCAATCAGCAACGAATTCACGAAACCGGACTTGCTCAGACACCTGCTGCTTCCAGTACGAAGTGCTCCTGAATCGCATCCAATGTCTCCAAAATTTCAGACAGGCTGTCGCAACTCACCAATTTGAGTCTGAAAGGCTTGAAGTGGTCCATTCCTTTGAAGTAGTTGGTGTAATGCCGGCGCATCTCGACAATGCCTGTACGCTCGCCTTTCCATTGAATGCCTGCCAACAAGTGGTTGCGGCATACCTCCACACGCTCGGCAACCGTGGGCGGTGCAAGATGCTCGCCGGTGGCCATGAAATGCTTCACTTCGCGGAAGATCCAAGGGTGACCAATCGCTGCGCGGCCGATCATAATACCGTCCACCCCATAGTTTTCCTTGTTGTAAACTGCCTTTTCGGGTGAATCGACATCGCCGTTGCCAAAAATTGGAATTTCGATGTCGGGGTGATCGGTGACTTTTTTGATCCACGACCAGTCTGCCTCACCTTTGTACATCTGCGCGCGTGTGCGGGCATGGATGCTCAAGGCCTTGATGCCGATGTCTTGCAACCGTAGCGCAACCTCCACGATTCGGATGCTGTTTTCATCCCAACCCAAGCGGGTCTTGACGGTGACTGGAAGATGCGTACTCTGAACAATTTCGCGGGTCATCGCAACCATTTTGTCGACGTCTTGAAGAATGCCGGCTCCGGCACCCTTGCAAACCACCTTTTTTACCGGGCAGCCGTAGTTGATATCCAAAAACTCAGGGTTGGCACGTTCGATATACTTGACGGCTTGCCGCATCGGCTCTATTTCGCCTCCAAAAATCTGAATCCCCACGGGACGTTCTTCATCATAGATGTCCAGCTTCTGCAGGCTTTTGTCGGCATCGCGGATCAAGCCGTCGACGGCAATAAATTCGGTATAGACCAAATCAGCCCCCTGTTGCTTGCAGATCATACGAAATGGAGGATCGCTCACATCCTCCATCGGAGCGAGCAATAGCGGAAATTCCGCAATGTCTATACCAGCAATTTTGACCATTTTAATGTTCGTCAGGAAATGACGCTGCTGCAAAAATAGCGAAAAATTGGTCGGACTGCTTCTCGAAGCGCATCCCCAAGAACAAGTGAGCCAAGTCAGGCTCACAAGTCTCGTTCAAGTTCTTATCTTTGGCGCGGTATGCGGCCTGCTTTTGCATGTCGCAGCAACATGGATGAGTAACCTCCTCAAGCGTTTTCTTACTGCATTGGTCGCCGGAAGCGTCGTCATCACGGCCATTGTGCTTTCCCAGTGGGGCACGATGATCTTTTGCGCGTTGGTTTCGATTTTGGGCCTCCACGAATTTTACCGCATCACCGGTGTCAAGTCAACCATTGCAAAGTGGTTTTTGATCGGAATGTCATTTGTCGTTTGGTATTATTGGGGTTGGGAGGCCTTTGCCCCGCACAACGAGACCGCCTTTCCGCATCCATTTTATTTTCGACTCAACCTTCATGGATTCATCGGATTGATTGCCGCCTTGGCAGCGATCATTCTTTTATTCGAAAAAAAGGTGACGCTTCCCGCCCAGGAGATGGGCTTGATGGGCTTTGGCTATATCTATGTGTTGGTGCCCATGAGCCTGCTGTTTCAGCTGACGGTGCTCACCCGCAGCAACGCCATCGGGAGCAATGACTATCATTTCCAAACCATTCTCGGTACGTTGATGCTCACTTGGTGCCTCGATACAATGGCCTATTTCTGCGGAAGATTTTTGGGCAAGCACAAGCTTTGGGAACGCATCAGCCCGAAGAAGACTTGGGAGGGCGCAATTGGTGGGGCGCTCTTTTGCATGGGCCTGGCTTGCGCATTTGAGTTTTGGATTTGGCCAATGAACTTTAGTTGGATTGTCGTGGGGGCGATCATCTCGATTTTTGCACAACTCGGGGACTTGGTGGAGTCTTTGTACAAAAGAGGCCTCCAAATCAAGGACAGTGGCGGTATTTTGCCGGGTCACGGAGGCATTTTGGACCGCTTTGATGGCCTTTTGATCGCCACTCCACTCATTTACCTCTACATTCAGTGGACAAATTGGAATTAATCTCTTGCAAACCCCCTCTCTTTTAGGGAATATTGCCCCCGCAACGGGGGAAATGTCAGCCATCCTCTGCATGCATACTAAATTTGGCTGCGATATTCTTACTTAATAATTTCGTCCAGGAATTAGCTACTCAGAATATGTCATCGGTAAATACAATTTCAGCACCAGTCAAAGTTTCGCCTTATGAGTCGCTTTTGAAGCGCCTCAATGAAGCAGCGGACATTCTCAAACTCGAAGATCGCTTTCGCGCCGTGCTATCGGTTCCGGAAAAAATCGTCGAAGTCAACATGCCTGTCAAGCTTGACAACGGCAAAACTGAAGTTTTCAATGGCTATCGCGTCGTGAACTCGACTGTGCTTGGCCCATCCAAGGGTGGCATCCGCTACTCTGAGCACGTGGACAAAGATGAGGTTATGGCCCTTGCAGGCTGGATGACCCTGAAATGCTCCATCGCAGGCTTGCCCTACGGCGGTG contains the following coding sequences:
- the dusB gene encoding tRNA dihydrouridine synthase DusB, whose protein sequence is MVKIAGIDIAEFPLLLAPMEDVSDPPFRMICKQQGADLVYTEFIAVDGLIRDADKSLQKLDIYDEERPVGIQIFGGEIEPMRQAVKYIERANPEFLDINYGCPVKKVVCKGAGAGILQDVDKMVAMTREIVQSTHLPVTVKTRLGWDENSIRIVEVALRLQDIGIKALSIHARTRAQMYKGEADWSWIKKVTDHPDIEIPIFGNGDVDSPEKAVYNKENYGVDGIMIGRAAIGHPWIFREVKHFMATGEHLAPPTVAERVEVCRNHLLAGIQWKGERTGIVEMRRHYTNYFKGMDHFKPFRLKLVSCDSLSEILETLDAIQEHFVLEAAGV
- a CDS encoding phosphatidate cytidylyltransferase; this translates as MVGLLLEAHPQEQVSQVRLTSLVQVLIFGAVCGLLLHVAATWMSNLLKRFLTALVAGSVVITAIVLSQWGTMIFCALVSILGLHEFYRITGVKSTIAKWFLIGMSFVVWYYWGWEAFAPHNETAFPHPFYFRLNLHGFIGLIAALAAIILLFEKKVTLPAQEMGLMGFGYIYVLVPMSLLFQLTVLTRSNAIGSNDYHFQTILGTLMLTWCLDTMAYFCGRFLGKHKLWERISPKKTWEGAIGGALFCMGLACAFEFWIWPMNFSWIVVGAIISIFAQLGDLVESLYKRGLQIKDSGGILPGHGGILDRFDGLLIATPLIYLYIQWTNWN